In Natronolimnobius sp. AArcel1, a single genomic region encodes these proteins:
- a CDS encoding transcription initiation factor IIB family protein yields the protein MTQSVINNARSDSKETAAELCPDCETDTIIHDPDRGERVCEQCGLVLTEDPIDYGPEWRAFNAQEHDELSRVGAPLTQSMHDRGLTTTIDWRNRDANGHTMSADKQGQIHRLRVWQERIRTKNAGERNLKYALSEIDRMVSALGVPNPVKETASVIYRRALEQDLIRGRSIEGVATSALYTACRKEDIPRSLEEVTAVSRVDQREIGRTYRYIADELNINLEPTNPRQFVPRFCSELDVGKNVETMAVEIIDETTDQGLHSGKSPTGFAAAAIYAAGLLCEETIPQRAVAETAQTTVVTVRNRYREQLEAIDHSPAATEPSST from the coding sequence GTCCGTTATCAATAACGCCAGAAGTGACTCCAAAGAGACGGCGGCTGAGCTGTGTCCCGACTGTGAAACCGATACGATTATTCACGATCCGGATCGCGGCGAACGCGTCTGTGAGCAGTGCGGGCTCGTCCTCACCGAAGACCCCATCGACTACGGCCCCGAATGGCGGGCGTTCAATGCGCAAGAGCATGACGAACTCTCGCGCGTGGGCGCGCCACTCACACAGTCGATGCACGACCGCGGCCTGACGACGACGATCGACTGGCGCAATAGAGATGCCAACGGTCACACGATGTCCGCCGACAAGCAGGGCCAAATTCACCGACTCCGAGTCTGGCAAGAGCGGATTCGGACGAAAAACGCCGGCGAACGTAACCTGAAATACGCTCTCTCAGAAATCGACCGGATGGTGAGCGCCCTCGGCGTTCCTAACCCCGTCAAAGAGACAGCAAGCGTCATCTACCGCCGCGCACTCGAGCAAGACCTCATTCGCGGCCGGTCAATCGAGGGCGTCGCAACGAGTGCGCTCTATACGGCCTGTCGGAAAGAAGATATTCCCCGCAGTCTCGAGGAGGTAACTGCCGTCTCACGGGTCGACCAACGAGAGATTGGCCGAACGTATCGCTATATTGCAGACGAACTCAACATCAATCTCGAGCCGACGAACCCGCGACAGTTCGTCCCGCGATTCTGCTCGGAACTCGATGTCGGCAAGAACGTCGAGACGATGGCCGTCGAAATTATCGACGAGACGACCGATCAGGGACTGCATTCGGGCAAATCACCGACCGGCTTCGCCGCCGCAGCAATCTATGCTGCCGGCTTACTCTGTGAGGAGACGATTCCACAGCGTGCTGTCGCAGAAACCGCACAGACGACTGTCGTAACGGTTCGAAACAGGTACCGCGAACAACTCGAGGCGATCGATCACTCGCCTGCAGCGACGGAGCCTTCTTCCACGTAG